The segment TGACCCCTCGCTCGTCGACCCCGCGATCCGTCAGGACACCCATGAACCCCCGTCACACCCGAACCATCGCCCTCGTGCTCGTCGCGATCCTGGTGCTCGGCGCCGCGGCCACGCTGCTCGACGTCCTGCTCTGAGGTCGGGTCCGTCCCGTGACCGCGGTGATCGGGCCTGTCCTACGATGGAAGGCACGACAGGAGCACTGAGTGGCTGAGCGCATCGACACCGACCACGGCGGAGCCGCCGAGACGGCTGCGCCGCCGGAACCTGCCCGCGTCGACCAGGCACCGGCCGGTGCCCGCGTGCGCAGCCGCCTGGCCCGCATCGGGGGCCGGTCGACGCCGCAGAACCCGGTGCTCGACCCCTTGCTCGCGGTGTACCGCGAGAACCACCCCAAGGCCGACGTCGACGTCATCCGCAAGGCGTACGAGATCGCCGAGCGCATGCACGAGGGGCAGACCCGCAAGAGCGGCGACCCCTACATCACCCACCCGCTCGCGGTGTCCACCATCCTGGCCGAGCTGGGCATGACCGGTCCCACCCTGTGCGCGGCGCTCCTGCACGACACGGTGGAGGACACGCCCTACACGCTCGACAAGCTCCGCGTTGACTTCGGCGACGAGGTGGCCCTGCTCGTCGACGGCGTGACCAAGCTCGACAAGGTCAAGTACGGCGACTCCGCGCAGTCCGAGACGATCCGCAAGATGGTCGTGGCGATGAGTCGCGACATCAGGGTCCTCGTCATCAAGCTCGCCGACCGCCTGCACAACATGCGCACGTTGCGCTACCTGCGGCAGGACAAGCAGGAGCGGATCGCGCGCGAGACGGTCGAGATCTTCGCCCCCCTGGCCCACCGGCTGGGCATGAACACCATCAAGTGGGAGCTCGAGGACCTCGCGTTCGCGACCCTGCACCCCAAGGTCTACGACGAGATCGTGCGCCTCGTGGCCGACCGGGCACCGTCGCGGGGGCAGTTCCTCGAGCGCGTGATCGGCGACGTCGAGTCCGACCTGCGCCACGCCAAGATCAAGGCGACCGTCAGCGGCCGCCCCAAGCACTACTACTCGATCTACCAGAAGATGCTGGTGCGCGAGCGCGAGTTCACCGACATCTTCGACCTCGTCGGCGTCCGGATCCTCGTCGACACCGTGGCCGACTGCTACGGCGTGCTCGGCGTCCTGCACGCCCGGTGGAACCCCATCCCCGGCCGCTTCAAGGACTACATCTCGGTCCCGAAGTTCAACATGTACCAGTCGCTGCACACGTCGGTGATCGGTCCGCAGGGCAAGCCGGTGGAGCTGCAGATCCGCACCCGTGCCATGCACCGTCGCGCCGAGTACGGCGTGGCGGCGCACTGGAAGTACAAGGAGGACGGGAGCGCGAACCCGTCCACGGCCAAGGGTGCCAGCCCCGGCAGCGACGACATGGCCTGGCTGCGCGAGCTGGTCCAGTGGCAGTCCGAGACCGAGGACTCCGTCGACTTCCTCGACAACCTGCGCTTCGAGATGAACAGCGTCGGCGTGTATGCGTACACGCCGCGCGGCGACGTGATCCAGCTCCCGGCCGAGGCCACGCCCGTCGACTTCGCCTACGCCGTGCACACCGAGGTCGGTCACGCCTGCATCGGTGCACGCGTGAACGGACGTCTGGTGTCGCTGGAGTCCGAGCTCAAGACCGGTGACGTGGTGGAGGTCTTCACGTCCAAGTCGCAGGACGCCGGACCCAGCCGCGACTGGCTCGAGTTCGTCAAGAGCCCGCGAGCCCGCAACAAGATCCGGCAGTGGTTCACCAAGGAGCGTCGCGAGGAGGCGATCGAGCGCGGTCGTGACCTCATCGCCAAGCAGATGCGCAAGGAGAACCTGCCGCTGCACCGCATCTTCAAGCACGACACGCTCGACGCGATCGCCAAGGACCTCAACCTGCCCGACGTGTCGGCGCTCTACGCCGCGGTGGGGGAGAACAACGTCGGCGCGCAGAACGTGGTGGAGCGGGTCATCTCCCTCTCGGGCGGGCGCGACGGTGCCGAGGAGGACCTCGCGGAGGCCACCGTCATCCCCGGCAGCGGCTCGCGCCGCCAGCGGGCCGACGGCCAGGCAGGCGTGCTGGTCGAAGGCGTCTCGGGCGACGTGATGGTCAAGCTCGCACGCTGCTGCACCCCGGTCCCGGGCGACGTGATCGAGGGCTTCGTGACGCGTGGCTCCGGCGTGTCGGTGCACCGCAGGGACTGCGTCAACCTGCAGTCGCTGAGGTCGCAGCCCGAGCGGCTGGTCCCGGTCCAGTGGGCGCCCAACGCGCACAGCACGTTCCTCGTGGCGATCCAGGTGGAGGCGCTCGACCGGCCTCGTCTGCTGAGCGACATCACGCGGATCATCTCCGACCAGCACGTGAACATCCTGTCCGCCGCGCTCTCCACCGGGCGCGACCGAGTGGCCAAGAGCAAGTTCAGCTTCGAGATGGGCGACCCCAAGCACCTCGACCACGTGCTCGCGGCCGTCCGCACCATCGAGGGCGTCTTCGACGTCTACCGCGTCACGCAGTGACGTCGGCGGGGTGACCGGCCGCTCGGTGGTCACCGGGTGGTCACCCGCTCGTCGCTTCGCTCCGTGACGCTCGGGCCATGACCTCGGGGGAGATCGACCGTCGCACCGCCGTCCGTTCCGCGGCCCTGGCCGCACTCACGACCGGCGGGGTGCTGCTCGGCGGCGGTCCCGCGTCGGCGCGTGGCGTACCGACACTGGTGCGTCGCGGCAGGCCGGAGCTCACGCACGGTGTGCAGGCCGGTGACGTGCACGCCGGCCAGGCGACCTTGTGGGGGCGTGCGGACCGTCCGGCGCGTCTCGTGGCCGAGATCTCGCGCGACCCGTCCTTCCGGCGTGCCGTGACCGTGCAGGGACCGCGCGTGACGCCCGAGACCGACCTGACCGGGCAGTGGGCCGTGCGCGGCCTCCCGCCGGGCTCCGACGTGCACTACCGCGTGCGTGCCGTCGACCTGCACGACCCGCGGCGCTCCGGACGTCCGGTAGCCGGCCGCCTGCGCACGCTCGGCGGGTCCCGACGGGACGTCCGCTTCCTGTGGTCCGGAGACGTCGCGGGGCAGGGGTGGGGTGCCAACCCCGAGTACGGGGGCTACCGCATCGCCGACGCGATGGCGCGGCGTGACGCCGACTTCTTCCTGTGCAGCGGTGACACCGTCTACGCCGACGGGCCGCTGCAGCCCACGGTCACGCTGCCGGACGGGCGCACCTGGAGGAACCTCGTGACCCCGGAGAAGGAGAAGGTCGCCGAGACCCTGGCCGAGTTCCGCGGCCAGTACCGCTACAACCTCGAGGCCGACAACTGGCGGGCCTTCCTGGCGAGCACCGCCCAGGTGACCCAGTGGGACGACCACGAGGTGACCAACAACTGGTACCCCGGCGAGGTGCTCGACGACCCGCGGTACACCGAGCGTCGGGTGGACGTGCTCGCCTCGCGTGCCCGCCGCGCCTTCCACGACTACGTGCCGGTGGCCGAGATCTCGCCCGACCGCGTGGGGCGCGTCTACCGCGTGCTGCACCAGGGTCCGCTGCTCGACGTGTTCGTGCTCGACATGCGCACGCGCAAGGACCCCAACACCGCCAACGACGAGACCCGACGCGACGGCGGCGTGCTGGGGGAGGAGCAGACTCGGTGGCTGGTCCGCGAGCTCCGTGCGTCGCGCGCCACCTGGAAGGTGATCGCGGCCGACCTGCCGATCGGCCTCGTGGTGCCCGACGGCGCGGCGGCGCAGGAGGGCATCGCCCAGGGCGACCCCGGTGCTCCTCTCGGTCGCGAGCAGGACGTCGCGCGGGTGCTCACCGCGCTCCAGGACGCGGGCATCCGCAACCACGTGTGGCTGACGGCGGACGTGCACTACACCGCCGCCCACCACTACTCGCCCGACCGCGCGAGCTACCAGAGGTTCGACCCGTTCTGGGAGTTCGTCTCCGGGCCGCTCAACGCCGGTGCCTTCGGTCCGAACGCGCTCGACGACACCTTCGGACCGCGCGCCGAGTTCGTGAGCGCCCCGCCCGTGGCGAACACCGGTCCCGCCGGCGGCTACCAGTTCTTCGGCGAGGTCGAGATCGACGCCCGCACCCGTGCCCTGACGGTCACGCTGCGCGACGTCGAGGGCCGGGGCCTGTACTCACGCACGTTGGAGGCGCAGCGTCGCTGAGTCGGCTCTCGTCCCTCGGGTGAGCCGTCCGGCTTCGTCGCCTCGTGCGGCCGGGTCAACGCTTGCTGCTGCGTCGCTGTGGCTGCAAGTCGGGGTGGTCTCCGAAAGGGGCCTCGACCGGAGCGGTGGGACTGGGCCGGGTGGGTCTGCGGGGTGTGGCTGGGTTCTCGCTTGCTGCTGCGTCGTTGTGGCTGCGAGTCGAGTCGGTCTCCGAGAGGGCCTTGACCGGGGCGGTGAGTCTGGGCTCGGGTGGGTTTGTGGGGCGTGGCTGGGTCCTCGCTTGCTGCTGCGTCGCTGAGGCTGCGAGGCGGGTCGGTCTCCGAAAGGGCCTTGACCGGAGCGGTGAGTCTGGGCTCGGGTGGGTCTGCGGGGCGCGGCCTCGATTCTCCTTCTGCGCGGGATTCACGCACGATGCTTCCTTCGCGTGGACCGTGCCTCGCGAAGGAAGCATCGTGGCGACGAAAAGGGCCCCGAACGGGCAGGGATTCTCCCTTCTCGTGGACCGTCCCACGCAGAGGAAGAATCCCTGCCCACCCGCCGCGCACCGGCGCCCCCGGCGGACGCAGGATTCTGCCTTCGCGCGCGGTAGCCCGAACGATGCTGCGTTCACGACGGGATCCGACCACGAACGCAGCATCCTTCGACCCCCCACGCACGAACGCAGAACCTTGCGTCCACCCGAGCCGCGCTCCGAAAGCTCACCCGAGCCCGGACCCGTCCGCCGGTCGAGGCCCTTTCGGAGAGCAGGTCCACTCGCAGCCACAGCGACGCAGCCGCAAGGAACGACCCACCAGCAGGAGCGCAGCAGCAACGAACGACCCACCAGCAGCAGCGCAGCAGCGGCTGGGGCGCAATGGCACCATCCATCGAGCGGACGCGCGCGAACGCAGAATCCTGCGTGACCCGGCCGCGCCGACAACCCAGCCGACGCCCAGCTCAGCTGTAGTCGGACGCGGCCTTCTGGGCCATCGCGAGGAACGACTCGTTCGACTCCAGCTTCTGCGTCAGGTCCTTCACCTTGCGGGCGTCGCCGGCGGCCTCGGCCTTGGCGAGGGACTCGCGGGTCTCGTCGATGGCGCGCTGAAGCTTGCCGATCATGTCGTCGGCGCGGGCCGACTTCTCCGGGTCCGAGCGCTTCCACTCCTGCTCACCGGCGGCACGTACGGCCTGCTCGACCGTGCGCAGACGCCCCTCGAGCTCCTTGACCCGGCCACGCGGGACCTTGCCGGCGGCCTCCCAGCGGTCGGCGATGTCGTGCAGCGCCTTGCGGGCGGCGTCGAGGTCGGTGATCGGCAGCAGCGCCTCGGCCTCGACCAGGATCTGCTCCTTGACCACGGCGTTGGCGGCGAACTCCTCGTCGAGCGCGGCGTTCGCGGCGTCGCGGGCCTGGAAGAACACGTCCTGGGCGGCTCGGAACCGCTTCCAGAGCTTGTCCTCGACGTTGCGCGGGGCGGAGCCCGCCTTCTTCCACTCGGTCATGAGGTCGCGGTACTTGCCCGACGTCGGACCCCACTCGGTCGAGGACGACAAGGCCTCAGCCTCGACGATCAGCTTCTCCTTGACCTTCTGCGCCGCCTCGCGCTGGGTGTTCTGCTCGGCGAAGTGCGTCTTGCGCTTGCGCGTGAACGAGGTGCGGGCGGCGCTGAAGCGGTGCCACAGCTCGTCGTCGGCGGACTTGCTGAGGCGGGGGAGCGCCTTCCACTCCTCCAGGAGGGCACGGAGCCGGTCGGCCCCGGCGCGCCAGTCCTGGCCCGAGGCGATCTTCTCGGCCTCCTCGACGATGCGGGTCTTGGCCACGCTCGCCTCGGCCACCTTGGCCTCCCGCTCGGCCCGACGCTCCTCGCGCTGCTTCTCGATCGCGGGAGCGAGCGCGTCCAGGCGCGCGTCGAGCGACGCGAGGTCGCCGATCGCGGCGGCGTCGGCCACCTCGCCGCGCACCTTGGCGACGGCCTTGGCCGCCTCGTCGGGCGACAGCGCACCGGTGGTCAGGCGCTTCTCCAGCAGGTCGACCTCGGTCTCGAGGCCCTCGAAGCGGCGGACGTAGAAGGCGAGACCCTCGGCAGGTTCTCCCACCTTCCACTCGCCGATCTCGCGCTCGGAGTCACCGGTCTTGACGAAGACCCTTCCTTCGGCGTCGACGCGGCCCCACGGATGCTCGGCGGCAGAGGTCATGGCGACAGTCTAGGAGGACACCACCTGGGCGTGACCACCCCGGCATCGCCTGGGCGTCGCCGCCGCGGACGAACCGCCGGGCGATCCGACGTCGCAGCCCCGCGTAC is part of the Aeromicrobium sp. Leaf245 genome and harbors:
- a CDS encoding alkaline phosphatase produces the protein MTSGEIDRRTAVRSAALAALTTGGVLLGGGPASARGVPTLVRRGRPELTHGVQAGDVHAGQATLWGRADRPARLVAEISRDPSFRRAVTVQGPRVTPETDLTGQWAVRGLPPGSDVHYRVRAVDLHDPRRSGRPVAGRLRTLGGSRRDVRFLWSGDVAGQGWGANPEYGGYRIADAMARRDADFFLCSGDTVYADGPLQPTVTLPDGRTWRNLVTPEKEKVAETLAEFRGQYRYNLEADNWRAFLASTAQVTQWDDHEVTNNWYPGEVLDDPRYTERRVDVLASRARRAFHDYVPVAEISPDRVGRVYRVLHQGPLLDVFVLDMRTRKDPNTANDETRRDGGVLGEEQTRWLVRELRASRATWKVIAADLPIGLVVPDGAAAQEGIAQGDPGAPLGREQDVARVLTALQDAGIRNHVWLTADVHYTAAHHYSPDRASYQRFDPFWEFVSGPLNAGAFGPNALDDTFGPRAEFVSAPPVANTGPAGGYQFFGEVEIDARTRALTVTLRDVEGRGLYSRTLEAQRR
- a CDS encoding bifunctional (p)ppGpp synthetase/guanosine-3',5'-bis(diphosphate) 3'-pyrophosphohydrolase, translated to MAERIDTDHGGAAETAAPPEPARVDQAPAGARVRSRLARIGGRSTPQNPVLDPLLAVYRENHPKADVDVIRKAYEIAERMHEGQTRKSGDPYITHPLAVSTILAELGMTGPTLCAALLHDTVEDTPYTLDKLRVDFGDEVALLVDGVTKLDKVKYGDSAQSETIRKMVVAMSRDIRVLVIKLADRLHNMRTLRYLRQDKQERIARETVEIFAPLAHRLGMNTIKWELEDLAFATLHPKVYDEIVRLVADRAPSRGQFLERVIGDVESDLRHAKIKATVSGRPKHYYSIYQKMLVREREFTDIFDLVGVRILVDTVADCYGVLGVLHARWNPIPGRFKDYISVPKFNMYQSLHTSVIGPQGKPVELQIRTRAMHRRAEYGVAAHWKYKEDGSANPSTAKGASPGSDDMAWLRELVQWQSETEDSVDFLDNLRFEMNSVGVYAYTPRGDVIQLPAEATPVDFAYAVHTEVGHACIGARVNGRLVSLESELKTGDVVEVFTSKSQDAGPSRDWLEFVKSPRARNKIRQWFTKERREEAIERGRDLIAKQMRKENLPLHRIFKHDTLDAIAKDLNLPDVSALYAAVGENNVGAQNVVERVISLSGGRDGAEEDLAEATVIPGSGSRRQRADGQAGVLVEGVSGDVMVKLARCCTPVPGDVIEGFVTRGSGVSVHRRDCVNLQSLRSQPERLVPVQWAPNAHSTFLVAIQVEALDRPRLLSDITRIISDQHVNILSAALSTGRDRVAKSKFSFEMGDPKHLDHVLAAVRTIEGVFDVYRVTQ
- a CDS encoding DUF349 domain-containing protein, with product MTSAAEHPWGRVDAEGRVFVKTGDSEREIGEWKVGEPAEGLAFYVRRFEGLETEVDLLEKRLTTGALSPDEAAKAVAKVRGEVADAAAIGDLASLDARLDALAPAIEKQREERRAEREAKVAEASVAKTRIVEEAEKIASGQDWRAGADRLRALLEEWKALPRLSKSADDELWHRFSAARTSFTRKRKTHFAEQNTQREAAQKVKEKLIVEAEALSSSTEWGPTSGKYRDLMTEWKKAGSAPRNVEDKLWKRFRAAQDVFFQARDAANAALDEEFAANAVVKEQILVEAEALLPITDLDAARKALHDIADRWEAAGKVPRGRVKELEGRLRTVEQAVRAAGEQEWKRSDPEKSARADDMIGKLQRAIDETRESLAKAEAAGDARKVKDLTQKLESNESFLAMAQKAASDYS